From Pseudoalteromonas rubra, one genomic window encodes:
- a CDS encoding lysine N(6)-hydroxylase/L-ornithine N(5)-oxygenase family protein yields the protein MKLYDVIGIGFGPANLALAIALKEQNKLSDRVCFIEKQPDFLWHGGMLLDNTDMQISFLKDLVSLRNPTSHFSFINYLHNQKRLDSFINLKTFYPSRHEFNDYLRWSASHFRDHCHFGEQVNDVEPIIVEGKVDHLKVTSRDAEGNQSVRLTKNLVVSVGGSAKVPAPFDVLTDSDNVWHSSQYLHNKHKVKAGDRVAVIGAGQSGAEIFADLDNMTEQPQVDLIMRSGAMKPADSSPFVNEIFDPAFTDIVFDKSPEQKDRYFNEFRSTNYSVVDEPLIDSIYASLYDQKLKGGDRLAIRHRTSVNSATLDSEGKINLELEDVQNRGVQKYDHLILATGYQYPSRSPLLEQLAEWLKPQISRYYQIETTDNFMPKVFTQGVNEQTHGISDSLLSILAVRSAEIVDALDL from the coding sequence ATGAAACTATATGACGTGATTGGGATCGGGTTTGGCCCGGCCAACCTGGCACTGGCCATCGCCCTGAAAGAGCAAAACAAACTGAGTGATCGAGTATGCTTCATTGAAAAGCAACCCGACTTTTTGTGGCATGGCGGAATGTTATTGGACAATACCGATATGCAGATCTCGTTTCTGAAAGATCTGGTTTCCTTGCGCAACCCGACCAGTCACTTTAGCTTCATTAATTACTTACATAATCAAAAACGCCTTGACAGTTTCATTAACTTAAAGACTTTCTACCCTTCTCGTCATGAATTCAATGACTACCTACGCTGGTCTGCCAGTCATTTCCGTGACCACTGTCACTTTGGTGAGCAAGTGAATGACGTAGAACCAATTATTGTTGAAGGTAAAGTTGATCACCTCAAGGTCACCAGTCGAGATGCAGAAGGTAATCAAAGTGTTCGCCTGACCAAAAACTTGGTAGTAAGTGTCGGTGGCTCGGCAAAAGTACCCGCTCCATTTGACGTACTAACAGACAGTGACAATGTATGGCACTCATCACAATATTTACACAACAAGCATAAAGTTAAAGCCGGCGATCGAGTTGCGGTTATTGGCGCAGGACAAAGTGGCGCTGAGATTTTTGCCGATCTTGACAACATGACAGAACAACCACAAGTTGACCTGATCATGCGTTCAGGTGCAATGAAGCCAGCTGATTCTAGTCCATTTGTTAATGAGATCTTTGATCCTGCTTTCACCGATATCGTATTCGACAAATCACCGGAACAAAAAGATCGCTACTTTAATGAATTCAGAAGCACCAACTATTCAGTAGTCGATGAGCCATTAATCGACAGTATTTACGCCAGTCTTTACGACCAGAAGCTAAAAGGTGGAGATCGCCTGGCTATTCGTCATCGCACCTCCGTGAATAGTGCGACGCTTGATAGTGAAGGTAAAATCAACCTTGAGCTGGAAGATGTGCAAAACCGCGGTGTGCAAAAGTACGACCACCTAATTCTGGCTACGGGTTACCAATACCCAAGCCGCTCGCCGCTCCTGGAGCAATTGGCGGAATGGTTAAAACCACAAATTAGTCGTTACTATCAGATTGAGACAACTGATAACTTCATGCCTAAAGTATTTACCCAAGGGGTCAACGAACAAACCCATGGTATCAGTGACTCTCTGCTGTCTATACTGGCTGTTCGCTCCGCTGAAATTGTCGACGCACTCGACCTGTAA